TCCATAATTTAATATAACTAACTACTTAATCCCTCTATTATTCCCTTATCCCTAATTAGTTGctgcaattttaaaattaaaactatttgATCTCTACAGCCGCCTCAACCAAATAGTAAGTTTTCCTTCCACAAAAAAGCGCTTTACACCTTAATGATACTAAATTTGAAGGATATCAGCATTTTCAATAGTTCCACCAGCCATAATGTTCAGCAGATCCTTCTCAACACGCTGGACAAGCTCAGGCTGTAAAGTGCAATACCACCATTAGTACAGATGAcatgaagaaaaggaaaatatgCAATTTAGCCACGCACATATATACATCTTAGGGTCTATTTGGCATTGCTGTCAGAGGCTGTTGTTGAAAAAAACACTTCCTCAAAAATCCAATTTAGAAGATATTATATTTGAcataatttaatcataaaaacaccaaaataacaaaacaacTTTTCCCAAACTGTTTTCTCAACCGCATCCAAAATGGTGCTTTTTCAAAAAAGCAATTTTTTGAGCCCCAAACTCAATACCAAACACCCCTCTTAAGTAATTGCATAATCCAATAACTCAAAATTAGTTGCAACttgtaatttattatatatatatatatatatatatattagcagGTCAATAAAATCACATGCAACAGTTTGCAAATTTTttcttgtaaaaaaaaatttgtacaTTCAGGTCTGGCTCCCTGCGGAATCGTCGTTTTCGAGCATCCCTCATAGGAGGATTGATACCATGCCTGTACTCCACTGCCTCTGGGGCATTGTCACTTGCTTCGGTAACCATAATCATCTGTCAACAATAATTGTAATTGCATTTAGAAATGAAAAATTCAagtctttaaaatataaatgcaaAGTCAGTTAATGAACGCTCTTACCTGACCAATATCAGCAGTTTTGACTAGCGAAGAATCATCATAAGTTTTGTAAGATTCTACAACACAAGGAAGCTCTAAGAGAGAAGCAGGGAAATGGTCGTTGCCAATGACAAATGTGCCACTCCTGCCATCCCCTGTACATAAGATAGTCACATTTGAAAATATACCAAGATCCATAgcaaataagaaagaatggcaGCAGCAGAGAACAAGAGAGAAGTGTACAAAGGTAACAGACACTTGTGGTCATGTTATATTTCCCAATTATGGGAAAATCAAAACACAAGACCTTCCTGATATGATACTTATATAGCCATGCAAAAATGTTTCCAATTGTTCAGGAATATTGCTTTTCCCCCAACAAAactaaaaattcaaatataaatatgacAACATCCAATACAAGAGAGATTTTTATGAAATATGGGAGATTTACACGTCATTGGATAATAATGTCAATATTCTGTTAGTGAAATTTTAAGTGTAGTCTTTTTCTTTATATTCAGGGCTAAAGGGAAAGAGGGATGAAAGTATTTACTAAAATCAACAGTTAGGGACATTATAATAAGTTTCTCAAAACACAGGCATCAACTTGTTAATAATGCATTACCAGAGACATTTTTATAATTCACCCAACAAGTAATGCAACCAATTTCAACTAGTTTGGGTTAAGTAAAGCAGTCTTACCTatacaagaaaagaaaaaagcaacAACCAAGAAAAGCTTAACAAACAAATATGGCATAGCCTGATTTAGTTCAGTGACTAAAGGCATATTACTAGTCTGACCCCATCCCTACTTATATATAAGGTAGGAAGGGTAATACCAAAATAAATGCAACCAATTCTTGGAAAAAATGTGAGGGAAGAATCAAAGGCTCACCAGAAAATGACAAATCTAATGATTGATCTTCAGAAGATGGAGCACTTTCACTCAAAAGACGATCTAACCGCTCTCCAACAGAAGCTGGGACTCTTAGTATGAACTGCTCCTCCATACTGAAAAAATCATCAAACCAATCTGCACTTTACAATTACATACTAAATCATAGGAAGTAAAATCCTTCTTCCCATCAACACGCacgcataaaaatttaaagtgatGGCTCCAATAAGACATTAATTGGCATACAACTTTTTTTCTAAAACCAGAATTGACATCAAATCGCATGCAATTATAAAGGCAAGACCTAACAATGCCATTAAATCCCAtcacagagagagagaatgtACTTAATGAAAGAGAAGGGTCGGGTATCAACCAGATTGATTACGAGATCGACGCCAATTCTGGCCTTGTCGCCTTGAAGCGTTTCGTTTGTTTAAACGTTGCCCGCGAAGAAAGCTTTATAGGGTTGAGATCCGAGGAGTGAGCGGGAcgaaaatgaaattattatatagtttcttatattacaattaaatttattgattaatttttaattttaaaaaatatattaaaatattttaaaaatttttaaaatttttaataattaatcttttttaattttatttattaaatattttattatttaatatttataatttaaaaaatttaatttattttttaattttataaaaaatatattaattagttttttatattaaaaatattttaaattttctataataattaataatgaaaattaataaaataattaattaattaatattttaaaatattttaatattttttaaattgagaaataaatttatttatactataaaaattaaataataatttttgaaaaaataggaaaaaaatttcaaataagcTGCATAATTTCGTTTAAATATTTTCAGTTTAACATTGTTGTTAAATAAAatcctaaataaaataaatattttttttttgaaactttttagtattaaaattatttattatttgtttttattaaaattaataatcaatctcaaataattaaaattataagatactTTATTAGATGGCGAttacttatatttaaaaataaaaatttagaattttatttgataagcAAGATTTAAACTTTTGCTAAAACTTTTTAGCAGCATCTCTTAGAAGGACAGAAAAAAAAAgggttaatatataaaaaaataatgaaaatattttttaataaaaattgccAATTGACCTtccatttatgaaaatatatttattatttaaaaagagaatttaatgtttaaatttatgaatcatcaatttagataaattaatcTTAATCAACCGCGCGTTTTAATATtcgttataataaaaataatcaaattatatttataggtatatatttattatatatataattattattatttaaaaattttatatattactttttattattttaatattatttaatatttaaatgtattattttaataaatttatgacaTAAATTTgacctttttttaaaaaatatttttaaacttttaatatttatatataactcaaaatttaaattttttattattgttaaattaatttaaataataaaataattatctacTTAATTTATCATtcactataaatttaaattcaattataaaattatcatcctcttataaatttaaatatataaatatttaaaattttattaactttaaattaatttaaatcataaaattattgtctacttaaattttagttttttttaaatattaaaatattttaatataaaaatagtttttattttatttcctaatgtaatatatcataaaattttcactcttaatatatttaacattttactcttgtttttcaactataaaattaattgaaataataaaattattatctattatcaactataaaataattaaaggttattgtgaataaataaatataaatttattattttaataattaactaatatttgaatatattattttaataattttaattttaaaattaatctagtagcatttttattaatttaagtacttcttttatttttttaaaaaactctaaagttaatttaaataataaaattatcatctaaattatatctttatttaaaaaatttaatatcactatatttttatatatattctttaaattttcttaactaattataaaattaatttaaataataacatatataaataacataacataatataaataacatatatataatagaaatgttcatagttaaaataattacaaataaggataaattaacttatttttacaataattttattaaaatatatttaaatcataatacaataagaatttaattttaaaattaaataaaaataatttatagacgAATATTTGTATTAGATAATAGAAATAATCTTTAGTTTCATTAAAATAAGTATAACTAATTcacttaaattaataaaagaaagtaaatatttgaaggagttttaaaaataaataaaagtaatgtAAAAATGTTTTAACTAGCTTATAAACATACTAAAAAGTAATCTTGTAAAAATAGCAATAATCATTGGGAGGGAGGAAGAGAAATGGTGTGTAGAAGATAGGAAATTGttaaatacatttaaaatttgatgaatttaattaattactcctcttatatttactttaattttcatattatgtaagaatatataattaaaataataagataatatagttttttattattaatattaattttaaaaaataagatatataaataaatttatatataaaaattttaataagattcttacagtataaaaaatattttatataaattaaattttttaaatatttcgtatatcaaaaaatataaaaaaatgtctaaattttattgttttttaatatattctctactcgtattatttattaaaaattaaataatttatagcactaaactatttttataactaataagttatatttttaatatacaaattaaataaagaCATTGATAGtgaactaataaataaaaaaaacgtATAATTTTACTCggaaaaaaaagtaaatgaaTCTATTTTTATAGTACGAAGaagtattaaatattttatagtttattaattttttattaccacatcaattaattaatctatttaaatataaGTGTACTATTTATTGATTAAAGAAAATACGATGCTTAAATTGATCCAACTGgtgattttaaaatactaaaggATTTAATTCCTAAACTTTTGAAGAAATTGATTTCTACATTAACGATTTTATTATAGATAAACTTTAACTCTTAAGAGCAagaatttatatgaattttttttgtaaattttttttagggTTTTGGCAACACAAActtgaaaaagagaagaaacagTGCATTAGAACTCGATGTAACATTGTATTATTCTAGTTATATATATGAAGTATATTTGTGCCATTTTCACAAAGAAGTGATTATTAAAAGAGATGAGACTGGAACCCCTTCCAGCTACCTAAATGTACAGTAAACAATATGGTACAAGCAAATAATAAACAGTTCCTCTATAGCCAACCAGTTCCGGGGAAAACCTACCAGTAGAACTGAGTTATATCCGGCAATACAAGTTGGTAGCTTCAGCGATCAGCAAGTGCTATAAGCTGCTCAACCACATTTGGATCCGCCAGGGTGCTGGTGTCTCCAAGCTCATTTAGCTGCCTGGAAGCAATCTTTCTTAGAATCCTCCTCATTATCTTTCCACTCCTTGTCTttggaagaccaggagcccagtgGACTTTGTCAGGTGCTGCAAATGCTCCTATCTGAAATGTGGAACAAATAAGTTTCAGAGAATGCAATGTAGGTTGCAAGATCACGCTTTCTGAAACATGTCATTCTACTAGAGAAAATGGAGGATTGAATACAGACCTGATTTCGCACTTTGTGGATAAGACTTTTCCTGAGTTCATCACTGTAAGGAACACCGTCCACAAGAGTGACAAATGCATAAATGCCCTGTCCTTTAACCTAATAGCCAGAAAATATCGACCACAGAGCCATCATACAGGAATGAAGCATTAGCAATTATTATTTCCAGTAGTAAAATGCACttatcactctctctctctctctctctctctctcacacacacacacacagtgTTACTGTTACCTCATGCTCAATACCAACTACTGCAGCTTCTGCACATTGGGGATGAGAAACAAGAGCAGATTCCACTTCTGCTGTACCAATACGGTGGCCACTGCAAAAAGAAGGAAGAGAATAATATTTAGGCTCTATTTGTTTTGCTGAAAATAActtgtattattaaaaaataaaagttattaataaaatttatataaaaaatttagtggtgccaataaaattatcaaagttCAGAAGatgattttctttttgaaaaaatagtcattttcattaaaaattacttaattttctCTTTGATCATGAAAATGTTTTCAATTGAAAAATACCTCAAAATTCAGGAAATGTAGAAAATACTTTCTTCAAAAATATATTCCGTGAaacaaaatatcaaattttcatCTCTTGCAAGCTTTATGTTATACTCGAGACAGTTCATCATATAATGCATTTAAtgacaaaaaaagaaaagtgcaATTCAATTGCAAAATTTTGTGTTTCATCATGATTCAAGAAAACCTCACATAAAGGGAAGCAGGAAAACTGTACATTTGTAACAGTGATTGCAAATTTTGACTAGAGAGAGGAAGCAAAAAAGAACCACTGGGATTCTTTGGTGCAGTGAATCTAACCCAATAATTTACACTTGTCCACTCCAGGTAT
This sequence is a window from Manihot esculenta cultivar AM560-2 chromosome 4, M.esculenta_v8, whole genome shotgun sequence. Protein-coding genes within it:
- the LOC110613455 gene encoding transcription initiation factor TFIID subunit 7, which gives rise to MEEQFILRVPASVGERLDRLLSESAPSSEDQSLDLSFSGDGRSGTFVIGNDHFPASLLELPCVVESYKTYDDSSLVKTADIGQMIMVTEASDNAPEAVEYRHGINPPMRDARKRRFRREPDLNPELVQRVEKDLLNIMAGGTIENADVEANEQDEDGNQNSCTAIKKTSPEAAAKPDVQEAAADAEEPERSDSDESDYSL